A region of the Nerophis lumbriciformis linkage group LG13, RoL_Nlum_v2.1, whole genome shotgun sequence genome:
ttatttttatttgaacctccggggtttttacacaatttgtacctggaaagatacacacttaaacacacactaacaaacaaacaaacaaacaaacaaacacatttgcagcgatcttaccaccaatggcatacgctgacaacatgactaattggtgtcgtcttttaacagtcatgctgagttactttgattgttaatttttttatttatttatttttttcaggacagtttcttgcaaaatgcccTTCTCTGCTACAACGCCAACATgtaaccgctgacgttgtggttgttgtcttctattttggtttaaatagattgtaatagaccatattagatctgcgtttccttgtgtccctctttccattttgagaatttggagtaatccgtcgccccccacagagccgaaacttataaggattacttttgtttttgttgtaagatagtggtttaatttattattgtggtacacatcgcttctactggagatggttccccagtggaggtgtcttgcctagagcatccacaataacccactatttacttctcacaactttcatatggagtgatagcctaatggcgattactcccacacactctcacattcacacctttcagtatattgatctacggaaattacatgtggactccgtcgccctccaggttattgtttttacggacaaaattcagttttttattctgaatagaccattttaggtctgttggactccgacgaCCCCAGGATAATGGCTTACGGATATTTCAAATAATTATTGTAGGCTCCGCCTCCCCCTAGTATATTTGTTTACGGATGTTACGggttccagttttcgcggttccgtttacctgcagtatattggcctcttcagttttagaattttattttatttcgggTATTTCAGTTTTCGCGGACACCGACGTCCTGCAGTGATTTTGGccttttttacctgttagagcctaggatttacagggtttgtttatgcgtcgtaaccctcgtcACACGCTTTCtcttagtcgtttctttcttcgtcaatttaaaacgtactcactgctctctgccttccttcctgttgtcctcggattttccgtcagtctttcaattccagcccgaaatgaagaaaaagcagttcctcaatcaggatttggttgccatggtcctctggtttcactcactcatgctggaatcgtcagacgtgttggaatccggctcgaaggaccaatttgATGTCacgttcaaatacaggacatctgttacacaattacaaaaggcaaggaatcaaacagagacagaattcaatttggactcaattgaggagagacggcttcaacctgtaacctcttacagtgtcttagcacgctctgacgaagaaggtcttcgtctcctcttttaattcagatgttccatgttcacgcaccaacatatgtcacagcaggaattgggaggtatgtaaaacagtcattgttttcagtcgctttgaagtccaagaagaggatctcTCGGCCTTGgactcttcctggatccagctggggcaggtgttggaggacaatggacaacccctcccgtctcccgaccacagtgacttcaagggggcagcgggtcgtaaacagcgttgaccaaatagttggaagagagtttgtgaattacttcaaagagagttcgtttaacacttcaaagagagttcgtccgggagttgagcacatcctgccatctgtccgtgctgaaatcacagtggcgcttcacgagccttcctcctcttgttaggcctcgaaatacagccttcatcttctcatcaggaacataatgcaatataatgtttcttttgtgataacttacaaacaattattctaacaaaaactgtgtttagataattgatacttcaaacttgcataaatacatattaaggaatataacataacttggcttctgagagtttcaaaatgtaatgaataaaatgctaaagttgttgataaacaagcaattattttaataattaaatatggtcattttaaatgaattattatgataatttaaaatcaattatttgaaatatgtttattttaatgtataattctatggctggatgtaataaggagtcacaaaaaaatacaaataaaaatacaattaattttgatgtttttagcaaaatatagtaaaaatgtatttagtttttttttttaaattaataagtatatttatttttaggtaaaataaacacaataatacaatgtatctctagtctggatgatttagttcttgtcaccttgttgtcctcccgtcatgaaaaaaggctgtcctcactcaggtccgcatggagctggagggggcgtggcttccagctccggctgaaaatcgggagaatatttgtcccgggagcttttcgggagaggcgctgaatttcgggagtctcctggaaaattcgggaggattggcaagtatgattttttcAAACCTCTAGTCCCCAGTACAGGGGTCAGTGTGGTTGCGGCTGACCACGAAAAGAAAAGGCAAGATTGGTCATGAGTTTGCATCACATGTTACAAATTAAAGTCTTTGGAGGATCACTATGTAAAAGAGGAGAACGCCTTCTTAACTTGGAGGCCAATCGCAGGCAGTCTTCATCCTGTGGGTCATCCTTATAAGGTGGACGACTTCTTACTCTTCTCAGCATTGacttacatatatccgaatttaagttgtacttctttcatttcttagtcatatttgaaaacagggggggggggcgggggtttggcgttgggaggacagaccattttgggaggcgcaatagaatgttctagggttagactggtctcaaaatgtatattggcaaagctttgaaaatatacaacaaaatacctattctgtctctggtggtttttcaactcagctttaagtgtcataaagagcttgggagcgaattgtgacttgaattccctgggaggaacaactggtccaaaacgcaacaattggcCTTTAATAAACTATCCTGACATGTACTTTTGTGTTTGTATGTAATCAGCATGGAGTCAAAATTATACCTTCTTCTATGCATCCActttaatacatacttgccaacccccaaatttcagtgcctctcccgaaaatctcccgggacaaccattctcccgaatttccagccggacaacaagtcACGCCCccttcaggtccatgcggacctgagtgaggacagccttccgtcacgtccgctttttctccatataaacagccCAGGCCCAGTCACTTTATAACATCTAAGGCTTTTGGAGAtcgcacaactgcacacacaacaagaaggagacgaagcagaagaatgaagaagagacagtcatggtcacggcgagtaagaagaagaagtacgcttgcaagtcggGACGGTATGGCGTAGTAGGTCGAGCGGccgtgtcagaaacctgagggttgcaggttcgctccccgcctcttgacatccaaatcgctgccgttgtgtccttgggcaggacacttcaccctttcccccggtgccgctcacactggtgaatgaatgatgaatgaatgataggtggtggtcggaggggcagtaggcgcaaactggcagcctcgcttccatcagtctaccccagggcagctgtggctacaaatgtagcttaccaccaccgggTGTGaaagaatgatgggttcccacttctctgtgagcgctttgagtatctaataatagaaaagcgcgatataaaatccaaTCCAttatttcattataattattaagtcatcagagagggtgttgagcatggttagaaagatagtgacagagaatagaacgaggatggacaattcaaccctaaactcactcctttcctgcaaaataaatttcacagatgctgcccatacctatgctccttcataGGCTGTGCtattggctgcaaagcattgcactttcaaatacaacaatgagtagagaagtgttatgtgttttattgtttcatttatttatttataaataaatgaacactgaaattcaagaatttattgaccccctgcaaccccgaacgggacaagctgtatatatatatatatatatatatatatatatatatatatataataaaataaatatatatatatagctagaattcactgaaagccaagtatatatatatatatatatatatatatatatatatatatatatatatatatatatatatatatatatatatatatatatatatatatatatatatatatatatatgcatgaaatacttgaatttcagtgaattctagctataaatatactcctccctcctAACCCCGACCCCGCCCAGTCTTtctaatttggaggtctcaaggttggcaagtatgctgacatGATCAATATTGATGACTATTGACATGATGACTATTAACGTACTGATCAACGTTTCTACAAACGTACATTTTCTAACCTCTAGTCCCCAGTACAGGGGTCAGTGTGGTTGCAAATGACCAGGAAAACAACCGTATTCTTAGAAGAAAATGCAGAATTGGTCATAAGTTTGCATCACATGTTACAAATTAAAGTCTTTGGAGGATTACTAAGTAAAAGAGGAGAACGCCTTCTAGACTTGGAGGCCAATCGCAGGCAGTCTTCATCCTGTGGGTCATCCTTATAAGGTGGACGACTTCTTACTCTTCTCAGCATTGACTGCTCACAACAAGTTCCATCAACATCACCGTGAAGACTTGGAGGAGCTTGTTGACATGACAGCATCTTTTGATGGAGGACTTGATGAGATCCATGGAGGGTGAACAATTCTCAATACATTTGACTATTTTTCTGTTTGGGGTCATGGATGCTgaattcaatggaacatttataaCTCTTGGTGGCTTTGTAGAAATGGACAAGTATAGATATATTTACTTTGTCATCTTGTTGACATTATATATTCTCATCCTCTGCACTAACTGCACCATTATATGTCTAATCTGGATCCACAGGAACCTTCATGAGCCTATGTACATTTTCATTGCTGCTTTGTCACTTAACTCTCTTTTGTTTAGCACTGTTATCTACCCTAAACTTTGCATTGATGTTTTATCTCAAAAACAGATCACTGTTCATTCTGCTTGTATGTTTCAATATTTTCTCTATTATTCTTTTGGTGTTTCAGATTTCTTACTGCTGTCAGTCATGTCTTATGACAGGTATGTGTCTATCTGCAAACCTCTGCATTATCCAACTATCATGGGAAAAAGAACTGTTATTGTTCTCTTGACTTTGGCCTGGTTTCTACCTGCATGTGTGGATGTACCGCTAACTATATTTATTTCTAAACAAAAACTCTGTGACTATACAACAATAGGTATTTTATGTAACAACACAATTCTTAAGCTTCACTGTGTAAAATCAACATTTGTTACCCTTTATGGTTTGTTTGTATTGATGAGTTTTGCTGTTGTTCCTGTGATGTTCATCCTTTTTACGTACATAaagatatttataataacatattACAGTTGTGCAGAAGTCAGGAAAAAAGCGGCAGAGACATGTTTACCTCACCTGATGGTTTTATTCAGCTTCTCTTGTTTGTGTCTGTTTGATGTCATAATCGCTCGATTGGAGTCAGATCTTCCAAAAATTGTACGTTTAATAATGACCGTACAAATACTTGTGTATAATCCTCTGTTTAATCCAATCATTTATGGAGTGAAAATGAAAGAAATCTGGAAACACATCAAGAGATTGTTTTATCAACTGGTGCACTAAAGAAAATGATCACACTTGTTCGTAACTTGGATGAGAggggaaacgtcttctaagacaaaccaaacagtccagttgtgatcgatcgAATGCCCTGAGAACACAATGACCCGGGTGAGTGACAACACCCATAGACATAGGATTGAAGTCTTTATTTTCCCAAGTGATTCTTTAAGAAAAGTCATTCACATTATCATATGGTGTTTATAAGATGTATAAATGGAAGAAAAATGAAACAAAAAGCCAAGCTGTCTGATGTCATTTTATATCAATAATTGTATTGCTTTATCAATATTAATATCAATCAATATTATATGTACTTATTTACTTTTAATGCATCTATAATTCAGGCTGAAAACACTcctatttaattgtgcatatgacaactgaaagtatgtTATCCACACTCACATTTGTATCTTAATTGTGATTATTTTATATGATGATTATATTTTTCACTTTAGTTGTTGCCTTCTTGTTATTTTTTCTAAAgcattttgaattgccttgttAAGAATTGTGTTTCATAAATAAACTTGCCCTTGCCTTGCCTCTAATCTCATTTTTCCCCATTAAATTGACCTATGTGGGCATATTTTTTTGGTAATTGTCtacaaatatatttatgtattgtatctattattttttattaccttTACCACTGCATAAGCAATACATGTATTGTCACACATTCTCAATTCTTTCCTCGCACTATCATAAAATGGTAATGTTTTAACACAACGAGTAAAGATAGtgaaggattaaataagctctgcttctaccTACTTCTTCATATTCAattctgtatatataaatatgagttGTGCTTTAACGTaacttttgtaaagtacattttaATCAAATTAAACCATTATCATTGATaaatcatttaaaataaattgtatattttgtaacTGTTTATATCTTCTGCACCTTAAACTATACTGACATGTACTTTTGTGTTTGTATGCAATcaacatatacaaaatatacattctTCTAATAATGGACGTTAGTCATAACAATTTTCTTTGTGCGTATACACGCGCTCACACACATTAGTTGtatgttatgagcctatgtcatttATTAGTTTCACCTAGTAAACCTAGTTGTAGGAATAAACTAACCTTTGCAAGATAttcacattttttgtatttcaccTGTATATGGGTTAGTGAGGAGGAGCCATGTAAGAAAATACACTATCTTAAGGAGCCAACACAGACCCAGGTCACAGACCCAAGGACCTAGGAGTCTCCTCGCTGAGGAGCCCACGAGACAGTATGGATGTCAACCCACTCATCAAGTCCTGGGGCCTTATGTACAAAGGGTGAAGATGCACGAAAAAGTGGCATGGACCTCCACCAGGACCTATCTCGTAATAGTAAAGAATCCTTCaaaaaatcctgaatccagacaTTGATCCGGATCACCCCCAAAGTCTCATCACATGTGCGTCATCCACTTTCTGATATTTTCTGAAAGTCACATCAAAGACCGTTAACCCCTTTTTGAGACATGCTGCTAACAAACAGAGAGACAAACAAACCGCAACAAAcacataaaaagtaaataatcgaAGGATAAACACAATTATTCATGTTGTTTGATTCATCTGTCGCTTCCCAACAGGCCTCAAGATGGTTTGCGTTCATCTACTctttttgtctctgtgggtggaggtgggTACGCCAACATACACACAGAGTTTAGCCTTGTAATGTAAACGTAAGGTAAAGTAGTAGAAATAAAAATATCCAAACACGTATTTGTCTCATTTTGAACATTTTCTCTAATGTATTCAAAACATACCCATTATGTTTTGAGTTAGGTTGTACAGATGGAATTTATTGCTCTTCCAAGGGTACCAGATCTTGGGTAGCCGATCAAAAAATatactatatgtaaaaaaaaaaaattaaaactcttTTATAATAAAAATGAGCTGGGATGAGCAAccagccttcataagccagcgcagCTTGAGATccggtgccagaacgtagcttctcgtacctagtacagtaagcccacacgtctCCAGCTTTTCTCGCATGTGCTTGTCTCTCTGCCTGTGTTCCCTTCCCGTCGTGTTCACTGTCTCTCGTGTTGTGTTGTCCTCCAGCTTACcgtcttgattgattgattgatggaaacttttattagtagattgtttcCGACTGTCACATCTTGATAAGGCTGCTAATTAACCAACAAACCACAGTAATTATGGCAGAGGTCATTGACAGTGATGCACAACTAATGTACTTACGTATCTACAATTACATGAGTGATTATAAAAGTGTG
Encoded here:
- the LOC133613152 gene encoding olfactory receptor 10J4-like; protein product: MDAEFNGTFITLGGFVEMDKYRYIYFVILLTLYILILCTNCTIICLIWIHRNLHEPMYIFIAALSLNSLLFSTVIYPKLCIDVLSQKQITVHSACMFQYFLYYSFGVSDFLLLSVMSYDRYVSICKPLHYPTIMGKRTVIVLLTLAWFLPACVDVPLTIFISKQKLCDYTTIGILCNNTILKLHCVKSTFVTLYGLFVLMSFAVVPVMFILFTYIKIFIITYYSCAEVRKKAAETCLPHLMVLFSFSCLCLFDVIIARLESDLPKIVRLIMTVQILVYNPLFNPIIYGVKMKEIWKHIKRLFYQLVH